One window from the genome of Pandoraea fibrosis encodes:
- a CDS encoding HpcH/HpaI aldolase family protein: protein MESSDLIARLHAGQPVFALGLRSARSPDVIRWARAAGYDTVWIDMEHSPMPVDLVSQLCLCAADLGLMPWVRVPERDYGMINRVLDGGALGIVAARVESAGQATDIVTAARFAPLGQRSQLATLPFVGYERLPAAEMNRRVNAATYVKLLIESRAGVEAASAIAAVPGVDIVALGCNDLSADLGHTGNPTHPDVLAACRHVIAAVRRQGKVAIVGGMPEGEALTALRADGAAPFIFSGIDTDLFLDALRRRVSSDRGALTPQ from the coding sequence ATGGAATCTTCCGATCTGATCGCTCGCCTGCACGCAGGCCAGCCGGTCTTTGCGCTCGGACTGCGCTCGGCGCGCTCGCCCGATGTCATTCGCTGGGCACGTGCAGCCGGATATGACACCGTCTGGATCGATATGGAGCACAGCCCGATGCCGGTCGACCTGGTTTCGCAGCTTTGCCTGTGCGCCGCCGACCTTGGCCTGATGCCGTGGGTGCGCGTGCCGGAGCGCGATTACGGCATGATCAACCGCGTGCTCGATGGCGGAGCGCTCGGCATTGTTGCGGCACGGGTGGAATCAGCCGGGCAAGCCACCGACATCGTCACGGCTGCACGCTTTGCCCCGCTCGGGCAACGCTCGCAACTCGCCACGCTCCCCTTCGTCGGTTACGAAAGACTGCCTGCCGCAGAGATGAATCGACGCGTCAACGCCGCCACCTATGTGAAGCTGCTGATCGAAAGCCGGGCCGGTGTCGAAGCGGCCAGCGCTATCGCCGCCGTGCCGGGTGTCGATATCGTCGCGCTGGGCTGCAACGATCTCAGCGCGGATCTCGGCCATACCGGCAACCCGACGCACCCCGACGTGCTTGCCGCCTGCCGTCATGTGATTGCCGCCGTTCGACGCCAGGGCAAGGTCGCCATCGTGGGCGGCATGCCGGAAGGCGAGGCGCTCACGGCACTGCGCGCAGACGGCGCGGCACCGTTCATCTTCAGCGGCATCGACACCGACCTGTTTCTCGACGCGTTGCGTCGTCGTGTCAGCAGCGACCGGGGCGCGCTAACGCCACAGTGA
- a CDS encoding alpha/beta hydrolase family protein, which translates to MPSLAVEIPAIDAYPLGAHVWYPDTLPARGVVLIHPATAVPERLYFAFADYVTQRGLIAVTYSYRGIDGSRPSTLRGFRASMRDWADLDAEGVTRWAFTSYPSLPVYAVGHSFGGHAIGLCESSNRLVAAVQVASHAGTMRVVSNRRERTRVTLLMHWLAPVLVRLVGYMPGSQLGIGEDLPAGVLLEWSGWTRLPNYFFDDPTLDADARFARVRTPILSLGFDDDPWATPMGLDILVSRLRNAPVTRREISAIRSEAGSIGHMGYFRQRAGAFLWPETIDWLLSAGAAQAMNVSTRSGDHDAMRVAWLGAPIPSATRSSPAAPSPP; encoded by the coding sequence ATGCCATCGCTTGCCGTCGAAATTCCCGCCATTGACGCTTACCCGCTGGGTGCGCACGTCTGGTATCCGGACACATTGCCGGCGCGGGGTGTTGTGCTGATCCATCCGGCGACCGCCGTGCCGGAGCGCCTGTATTTCGCCTTCGCAGACTACGTGACGCAGCGCGGTCTGATCGCTGTCACTTACAGCTACCGCGGGATCGACGGATCTCGTCCGTCGACGCTGCGGGGATTCCGGGCCAGCATGCGCGACTGGGCCGATCTGGACGCTGAAGGCGTGACCCGTTGGGCGTTCACGAGTTATCCGTCGCTGCCGGTCTATGCGGTCGGACACAGTTTCGGCGGGCATGCCATTGGGTTGTGCGAAAGCTCGAATCGACTGGTCGCGGCAGTGCAGGTGGCCTCACACGCCGGGACCATGCGTGTGGTGAGCAACCGGCGCGAACGCACGCGCGTCACGCTGCTGATGCACTGGCTGGCGCCGGTGCTCGTGCGTCTTGTCGGGTATATGCCGGGCAGCCAACTGGGCATCGGCGAAGACTTGCCCGCGGGGGTGCTGCTTGAGTGGAGTGGATGGACCCGCTTGCCGAACTACTTCTTCGACGACCCGACGCTCGACGCCGATGCGCGCTTCGCACGGGTGCGCACGCCGATCCTGTCGCTGGGTTTCGACGACGATCCCTGGGCCACGCCGATGGGCCTCGACATCCTGGTGTCCCGCTTACGTAACGCCCCGGTCACGCGTCGGGAGATATCCGCGATTCGTTCGGAAGCCGGATCGATCGGGCATATGGGATACTTCCGCCAACGCGCCGGTGCGTTTCTGTGGCCGGAAACCATCGACTGGTTGTTGTCGGCGGGCGCCGCGCAGGCGATGAACGTCTCGACACGATCGGGCGATCATGACGCGATGCGCGTCGCGTGGCTGGGCGCGCCGATCCCGTCGGCGACACGGTCATCCCCAGCCGCGCCGTCGCCTCCATGA
- a CDS encoding MarR family winged helix-turn-helix transcriptional regulator: protein MPRRQSPTATIAANAAADRKPGKGEAVDRRLYFLLNVGQRRVQRWIDARAGDSASVSAAQAGVLFYLLHHEDALVGEVGAALQLSPSSMTGLANRMVTAGLLTRWADAEDGRATRLKITAAGHKAIARAREILEDLNALLHDDFTEAELNVVARWLGNLQHRFPAET, encoded by the coding sequence ATGCCAAGACGCCAATCGCCCACCGCTACGATCGCTGCCAACGCTGCGGCTGACAGGAAGCCGGGCAAGGGTGAGGCGGTCGACCGCCGTCTGTACTTTCTGCTCAACGTCGGCCAGCGACGGGTCCAGCGGTGGATCGATGCCCGCGCAGGCGATAGTGCGAGTGTGAGCGCTGCCCAGGCCGGCGTGCTGTTCTATCTGCTGCATCACGAAGATGCGCTCGTGGGGGAAGTGGGCGCTGCGCTGCAACTGTCGCCGTCGTCGATGACGGGACTGGCGAACCGCATGGTCACCGCGGGTCTGCTCACCCGCTGGGCCGACGCCGAGGACGGACGCGCCACGCGCTTGAAGATCACCGCGGCGGGTCACAAGGCGATTGCCCGCGCCCGCGAGATCCTCGAGGATCTCAATGCGCTGCTGCACGACGACTTCACCGAAGCCGAACTCAATGTCGTGGCGCGTTGGCTCGGTAATCTACAGCACCGGTTCCCGGCCGAGACGTAA
- a CDS encoding LysR family transcriptional regulator, protein MNIRHLEYFVVLAEELHFRRSAERIGVTQAPLSLAIQALEESLGARLFHRTRRSVALTEAGIALYEQAPAILARIESARESVWQTVSGEVGRLRVGFTNAASLSPIFPKLIHDYRTQRPKVQVQLRELASSQQLDALEARDIDVALLRLDDQQPARATLALTPLIVEPLVVAMHTKHRLAKLAKVRIADLRDEAFIAYPRSAGVVMFTQIQALCAKRGFTPNIVQEAQQASTLIGLTATGLGVTVVPASLEAISLPGVVFRRFADADTTTTLHIGHRYGDGNSRVALFVELALALRKEFA, encoded by the coding sequence ATGAACATTCGTCACCTCGAATATTTCGTGGTGTTGGCCGAGGAGCTGCATTTCCGACGTAGTGCGGAGCGCATTGGCGTGACGCAGGCGCCGCTGAGTCTGGCGATTCAGGCGTTGGAAGAGTCGTTGGGCGCGCGACTGTTTCATCGCACCAGACGATCGGTCGCGCTCACCGAGGCGGGCATTGCGCTCTATGAACAGGCGCCGGCGATTCTGGCGCGCATCGAGAGCGCGCGCGAATCGGTATGGCAGACGGTCAGCGGCGAAGTGGGACGGCTGCGCGTCGGATTCACGAATGCCGCATCGCTTTCGCCGATTTTCCCGAAGCTGATCCACGACTACCGCACACAGCGGCCCAAGGTGCAGGTGCAGTTGCGCGAGTTGGCGTCGTCGCAGCAGCTCGATGCGCTGGAGGCGCGCGACATCGACGTCGCGTTGCTTCGCCTCGACGACCAGCAGCCAGCGCGGGCAACGCTGGCATTGACGCCCTTGATCGTCGAGCCGCTGGTGGTCGCCATGCACACGAAGCATCGGCTGGCAAAACTGGCGAAGGTCAGGATCGCCGATCTACGCGACGAGGCGTTCATCGCCTATCCCCGTTCCGCAGGCGTGGTGATGTTCACGCAGATTCAGGCGCTGTGCGCCAAGCGTGGGTTCACGCCGAATATCGTTCAGGAAGCGCAGCAGGCCTCCACGCTTATTGGCCTGACGGCAACAGGGTTGGGCGTTACCGTGGTGCCCGCGTCGCTTGAAGCGATCTCGCTGCCCGGTGTCGTCTTTCGACGCTTCGCAGACGCCGACACGACCACGACCCTGCACATCGGGCACCGGTACGGCGATGGCAATTCGCGCGTGGCGCTATTCGTCGAGCTGGCGCTGGCGCTTCGCAAGGAGTTTGCATAG
- a CDS encoding amidohydrolase family protein, which produces MATQYAGPLTSTPMRAAHTLTRPTFEMPDNACDSHMHVFEPLAQYPSVSTPQYTLPDGALAKYREAMEVLSIRRFAIVQPSFYGTDNRCLLDALAIAGNAARGVVMIEEGMPAATLDAMHRANVRAVRLDLFARAELPTPEIQAYIARMATLCESLGWHLQFYAPGWVVRNLIPFLGEVRTPFVIDHMGYMLEEDGLTQDDFKRLLSLLKDGSCTLKLSAPYRVAKHRGLDAVAPMAKAIIDTAPDKVIWGSDWPHIPMGERDTGELLNLLADWTADTDVRRRILVDNPARLYDF; this is translated from the coding sequence ATGGCAACTCAATACGCTGGCCCTCTGACATCGACGCCGATGCGCGCCGCCCATACCCTGACGCGTCCCACGTTCGAGATGCCGGACAACGCATGCGACAGCCACATGCATGTGTTCGAGCCACTCGCCCAATATCCGAGCGTGAGCACGCCGCAATACACGCTGCCCGACGGCGCCCTCGCCAAATACCGCGAAGCGATGGAAGTCCTGTCCATTCGTCGTTTCGCCATTGTGCAGCCAAGCTTCTACGGCACGGACAACCGCTGCCTGCTCGACGCGCTGGCCATCGCCGGCAACGCTGCCCGAGGTGTGGTCATGATCGAGGAAGGGATGCCCGCCGCGACACTTGACGCCATGCATCGCGCCAACGTCCGTGCCGTGCGTCTCGATCTCTTTGCTCGCGCCGAACTGCCCACGCCGGAGATCCAGGCCTACATCGCTCGCATGGCAACACTCTGCGAATCCCTGGGCTGGCACCTTCAGTTCTATGCGCCGGGCTGGGTCGTGCGCAATCTGATTCCGTTCCTCGGCGAGGTACGCACGCCGTTCGTCATCGATCACATGGGGTACATGCTCGAAGAAGATGGGCTGACCCAAGACGACTTCAAGCGCCTGCTGTCCCTGCTCAAGGACGGGAGTTGCACGCTGAAGCTCTCCGCCCCATACCGGGTGGCGAAACACCGGGGCCTCGACGCCGTCGCCCCGATGGCGAAAGCCATCATCGACACGGCACCGGACAAGGTCATCTGGGGCTCCGACTGGCCGCACATTCCGATGGGCGAGCGCGACACGGGCGAGTTGCTCAACCTGCTGGCCGACTGGACCGCCGACACGGATGTGCGCCGCCGGATTCTCGTCGATAATCCGGCCCGTCTGTACGACTTCTGA